The DNA segment AAGTTGCTGGGCTCAAAAACGATGTCGCCGGTCTGAAGCAAGACGTGGCCGAAATGAAAGGACAACTGGATGAAGTGACCCAATCGGCACACTACCTTGTTCACAAAACCGGCGAGCATGAAAGAGAAATCTACGTACTGAAGTTAAGACAGAATGGTTAAACGGCCACACGTTTCCACACGCATTGCACTTCAAACACCTCCGCAAACGACCGCACCCACCCGCGTTTGACTTCGTCCATTGGGACCTCGCGGCCAAGCAGTCGCTGCATCGATGTCACACCCTTGTCCACAATGCCGCACGGAACAATATGGGTAAAATGACTCAGGTCCGGCTGCACATTCAAAGCGAACCCGTGCGACGTAATAAAACTTTTGCCTGCCCTGTCGCGGCTCGCCTTAACGCCGATCGCGCAGATTTTTTCATTGCCGACCCAAACGCCGGAGAGCCCTTCGATGCGCCCGCTCTCGATTCCGTATTCCCGCAAAAAGCGGATCACCACTTCCTCCAGCATCCGGATGTACCGGCGCACATCATTTCCCCAACGGGCCAGCGGCAAAATCGGATAGCCGACCAACTGCCCCGGGCCGTGGTAGGTGACGTCGCCGCCGCGGTCCACTTCGTACAGGGAGATGCCCAACTGTTTGAGCTGCTGTTCATCCACCAGCACATGATGTTCCCCGCCCGCCCGGCCGATCGTATACACAGGCGGATGTTCCAACAGATAGACCCGGGTGGTCGATTTATCGGCCATCACTTCCCGGACCGCCTGTTTTTGCAATTCAAAGGCCGCGCCGTATTCGATTTTCCCCAGGTCGATGATCTTGCAAGTTGTCACCATCTCTTGCTCCCGCCTCCTGATAAGCAAAAAGACCCCCGCCTTGCGCGAGGGGCATGTGGTTATTTGGCATTTGCTTCCGCCTGCTGAACTTGTTCGTGCGCATGGTAGGAACTCCGCACCAGCGGCCCGGATTCGACATGCTTGAATCCCCGTTTCAGGCCTTCTTCCTTAAGCGCGGCAAATTCTTCCGGCGTCCAGTAGCGCACGACCTCGAGATGTTTCTTGGTCGGTTGCAGATA comes from the Effusibacillus pohliae DSM 22757 genome and includes:
- the lipB gene encoding lipoyl(octanoyl) transferase LipB; amino-acid sequence: MVTTCKIIDLGKIEYGAAFELQKQAVREVMADKSTTRVYLLEHPPVYTIGRAGGEHHVLVDEQQLKQLGISLYEVDRGGDVTYHGPGQLVGYPILPLARWGNDVRRYIRMLEEVVIRFLREYGIESGRIEGLSGVWVGNEKICAIGVKASRDRAGKSFITSHGFALNVQPDLSHFTHIVPCGIVDKGVTSMQRLLGREVPMDEVKRGWVRSFAEVFEVQCVWKRVAV